The following coding sequences are from one Syntrophus gentianae window:
- the moaA gene encoding GTP 3',8-cyclase MoaA, giving the protein MLDTYNRKINYLRISVTDRCNLRCRYCMPEEGITKLEHDEILSLEDIVRLVRVGAGIGIRKIRLTGGEPLIRRHITQLIAGIREIPEIDDIAITTNGVLFCSMAEELKAAGLDRVNFSLDTMVAEKFEFITRRDHRTEVKKAIFKALELGLDPVKINTVAIKGFNDDEILAFAKLAYDFPLHIRFIEFMPIGDLLFWSQDRMISSEQIKERIEQRYELTPTKLSKGSGPAVYFKLSGGQGTIGFITPMSHKFCSECNRLRLTAEGKLRGCLYDKREIDLKAALESKSSDEDLKKLFIQAISLKPSEHHMNEGWGKDNLRKMSQIGG; this is encoded by the coding sequence ATGTTAGATACTTATAATAGAAAGATCAATTACCTGCGCATATCCGTGACCGATCGGTGTAATCTTCGCTGCCGGTATTGCATGCCGGAAGAAGGAATCACCAAGCTTGAACACGACGAAATTTTAAGTTTGGAAGATATTGTGAGATTGGTTAGAGTCGGCGCAGGGATTGGTATTCGCAAGATCCGGCTTACCGGTGGTGAACCGCTGATCCGCAGGCACATTACCCAGCTGATCGCCGGCATTCGCGAAATACCGGAAATTGACGATATCGCCATCACCACCAACGGTGTTTTATTCTGTTCTATGGCTGAAGAACTGAAAGCTGCGGGCCTGGACCGGGTCAATTTCAGTCTGGATACGATGGTCGCCGAAAAATTTGAATTTATTACGCGGCGGGATCATCGGACGGAAGTGAAGAAAGCCATTTTTAAAGCCTTGGAGTTAGGGTTGGACCCGGTTAAAATCAATACCGTCGCCATAAAGGGTTTCAATGATGATGAGATTCTGGCTTTTGCAAAGCTTGCCTATGATTTCCCCCTGCACATCCGGTTTATCGAATTCATGCCGATCGGGGATCTGTTGTTCTGGAGCCAGGATCGCATGATCTCTTCCGAGCAGATCAAGGAACGTATTGAACAGAGATACGAACTGACCCCGACGAAATTGAGCAAAGGAAGCGGTCCGGCCGTATATTTTAAACTGTCCGGTGGTCAGGGGACGATCGGATTCATCACACCGATGAGCCACAAATTCTGCTCCGAATGCAACCGCTTGCGTCTGACGGCCGAAGGAAAACTGCGAGGCTGCCTGTACGACAAACGGGAAATCGATTTAAAAGCGGCCCTTGAAAGCAAGTCCAGCGACGAGGATCTAAAAAAGCTCTTTATTCAGGCTATTTCCCTCAAACCGTCCGAACATCATATGAATGAGGGCTGGGGGAAGGACAACCTGCGCAAAATGAGCCAGATAGGGGGATAA
- a CDS encoding nitroreductase family protein, whose product MSNIFEVDPQKCRRSGICATSCPMKIITFREEDGLPVWIEGAEQLCLHCERCVSTCPSQAITLKVQKLTDEDLTRNNLLQIDPRKCKQDYLCLAACPFKLITVNRETKLPFPIDKAELQCILCGHCVSVCPYGALSIKTLKPGVPRIDATGLLIAGPLSLETIRPEECSPFDRKHLPPEEQVKHLLTGRRSIRVYRKKPVDRESLADILDTARYAPTAMNSQPVNWLVIEDAQEVKRLTGLAIDWMRSVIKTDLILAQQLHIQRLVAAWESGEDRICRGAPHLIVAHADGANARSSSSCTIALTYLEIAAFSKGLGACWAGYFSRAANLYPPLKEALRLPEGHQVFGAMMVGYPQLRYHLIPPRKKGTVTWR is encoded by the coding sequence ATGAGCAACATCTTCGAAGTTGATCCTCAAAAATGCAGACGCAGTGGCATATGTGCAACATCATGCCCGATGAAGATCATCACCTTTCGGGAGGAGGACGGGCTACCTGTCTGGATCGAGGGAGCGGAACAGCTCTGTCTCCATTGCGAACGCTGCGTTTCAACCTGCCCCAGCCAGGCCATTACCCTGAAGGTTCAGAAACTCACCGATGAGGATCTGACAAGGAATAACCTGCTTCAGATTGATCCCCGGAAATGCAAGCAGGATTATCTCTGCTTGGCCGCCTGCCCATTCAAACTCATCACGGTCAACAGGGAAACGAAGCTCCCCTTTCCGATCGATAAAGCCGAATTGCAGTGTATCCTCTGCGGACATTGCGTTTCCGTTTGCCCTTACGGCGCCCTTTCCATCAAGACCCTGAAACCGGGCGTTCCCAGGATTGATGCCACGGGCCTCCTGATCGCCGGTCCCCTTTCCCTGGAAACCATCAGACCGGAAGAGTGCTCTCCCTTCGACAGGAAGCACCTGCCCCCTGAGGAACAGGTGAAACACCTCCTGACAGGCCGGAGATCGATCCGCGTCTACAGGAAAAAGCCGGTGGATCGGGAAAGCCTGGCCGATATTCTCGATACGGCCCGCTATGCCCCCACCGCAATGAATTCGCAGCCGGTCAACTGGCTGGTCATTGAAGACGCCCAAGAGGTGAAGCGCCTGACCGGCCTGGCCATCGACTGGATGCGCTCCGTCATAAAAACGGATCTGATCCTGGCGCAGCAGCTCCATATACAAAGACTGGTTGCCGCCTGGGAAAGCGGAGAAGACCGAATCTGTCGCGGTGCGCCGCACCTCATCGTGGCGCATGCGGACGGGGCGAATGCCCGTTCCTCGTCATCCTGTACGATTGCCCTGACTTATCTGGAGATTGCCGCCTTTTCGAAGGGGCTGGGTGCATGCTGGGCAGGCTATTTTTCTCGGGCCGCAAACCTGTATCCGCCCCTGAAGGAAGCGCTCAGGCTGCCGGAGGGACATCAGGTCTTCGGGGCGATGATGGTCGGTTATCCGCAGCTCCGATATCATCTCATCCCACCCAGAAAAAAAGGGACGGTAACCTGGCGGTAA